Proteins encoded within one genomic window of Cucumis sativus cultivar 9930 chromosome 3, Cucumber_9930_V3, whole genome shotgun sequence:
- the LOC101220649 gene encoding putative RNA methyltransferase At5g10620 isoform X4, giving the protein MITALSTALSASPSGGRCKYTGQSVRAVPIRVLTVGKKRSRGVQLLVDEYIDKLKNYCHVEDVQLRSNPRNARDPKAQVDDEDVAVVNLLKPDDWVVMLDENGKELSSELMAELVADAGNTSASRLSFCIGGPYGHGQQLRQRANLSIKLSSMVLNHQIALLVLMEQLYRSWTILKGQKYHH; this is encoded by the exons ATGATTACTGCTCTCTCCACTGCCCTTTCTGCTTCTCCTTCAG GTGGACGCTGCAAGTACACCGGTCAATCTGTG AGAGCTGTGCCAATACGCGTTTTAACTGTGGGGAAGAAGAGGTCTCGTGGCGTACAGCTTCTTGTTGATGAGTATATTGATAAGCTCAAGAACTACTGTCATGTTGAAGATGTTCAACTGCGCTCAAATCCGAGAAATGCGCG GGATCCGAAAGCTCAGGTTGATGATGAAGACGTGGCTGTCGTGAATCTTCTCAAGCCTGACGACTGG GTTGTGATGCTGGATGAGAATGGGAAAGAGTTATCCTCCGAGCTGATGGCTGAGTTGGTGGCAGATGCAGGCAATACA AGTGCTTCAAGATTATCATTTTGCATTGGTGGACCGTATGGCCATGGACAACAGCTGCGACAACGAGCTAACTTATCAATCAAGCTTTCCTCCATGGTATTAAATCATCAAATTGCACTACTTGTGCTTATGGAACAACTTTACag gTCATGGACTATTCTAAAGGGTCAGAAGTACCATCAttag
- the LOC101220649 gene encoding putative RNA methyltransferase At5g10620 isoform X2, with amino-acid sequence MITALSTALSASPSGGRCKYTGQSVRAVPIRVLTVGKKRSRGVQLLVDEYIDKLKNYCHVEDVQLRSNPRNARDPKAQVDDEDVAVVNLLKPDDWVVMLDENGKELSSELMAELVADAGNTVSSCHHAPIVSGNNFNRAIGSASRLSFCIGGPYGHGQQLRQRANLSIKLSSMVLNHQIALLVLMEQLYRSWTILKGQKYHH; translated from the exons ATGATTACTGCTCTCTCCACTGCCCTTTCTGCTTCTCCTTCAG GTGGACGCTGCAAGTACACCGGTCAATCTGTG AGAGCTGTGCCAATACGCGTTTTAACTGTGGGGAAGAAGAGGTCTCGTGGCGTACAGCTTCTTGTTGATGAGTATATTGATAAGCTCAAGAACTACTGTCATGTTGAAGATGTTCAACTGCGCTCAAATCCGAGAAATGCGCG GGATCCGAAAGCTCAGGTTGATGATGAAGACGTGGCTGTCGTGAATCTTCTCAAGCCTGACGACTGG GTTGTGATGCTGGATGAGAATGGGAAAGAGTTATCCTCCGAGCTGATGGCTGAGTTGGTGGCAGATGCAGGCAATACA GTTTCCAGTTGTCACCATGCTCCAATTGTTTCTGGAAACAACTTTAATAGAGCTATCGGG AGTGCTTCAAGATTATCATTTTGCATTGGTGGACCGTATGGCCATGGACAACAGCTGCGACAACGAGCTAACTTATCAATCAAGCTTTCCTCCATGGTATTAAATCATCAAATTGCACTACTTGTGCTTATGGAACAACTTTACag gTCATGGACTATTCTAAAGGGTCAGAAGTACCATCAttag
- the LOC101220649 gene encoding putative RNA methyltransferase At5g10620 isoform X1: MITALSTALSASPSGGRCKYTGQSVRAVPIRVLTVGKKRSRGVQLLVDEYIDKLKNYCHVEDVQLRSNPRNARDPKAQVDDEDVAVVNLLKPDDWVVMLDENGKELSSELMAELVADAGNTVSSCHHAPIVSGNNFNRAIGSASRLSFCIGGPYGHGQQLRQRANLSIKLSSMVLNHQIALLVLMEQLYSQDLCPSCPAPRIYSNLMAYGCKMF; the protein is encoded by the exons ATGATTACTGCTCTCTCCACTGCCCTTTCTGCTTCTCCTTCAG GTGGACGCTGCAAGTACACCGGTCAATCTGTG AGAGCTGTGCCAATACGCGTTTTAACTGTGGGGAAGAAGAGGTCTCGTGGCGTACAGCTTCTTGTTGATGAGTATATTGATAAGCTCAAGAACTACTGTCATGTTGAAGATGTTCAACTGCGCTCAAATCCGAGAAATGCGCG GGATCCGAAAGCTCAGGTTGATGATGAAGACGTGGCTGTCGTGAATCTTCTCAAGCCTGACGACTGG GTTGTGATGCTGGATGAGAATGGGAAAGAGTTATCCTCCGAGCTGATGGCTGAGTTGGTGGCAGATGCAGGCAATACA GTTTCCAGTTGTCACCATGCTCCAATTGTTTCTGGAAACAACTTTAATAGAGCTATCGGG AGTGCTTCAAGATTATCATTTTGCATTGGTGGACCGTATGGCCATGGACAACAGCTGCGACAACGAGCTAACTTATCAATCAAGCTTTCCTCCATGGTATTAAATCATCAAATTGCACTACTTGTGCTTATGGAACAACTTTACag CCAAGATCTCTGTCCGTCTTGCCCGGCACCTAGAATCTACTCAAACCTCATGGCTTATGGCTGCAAAATGTTctga
- the LOC101220649 gene encoding putative RNA methyltransferase At5g10620 isoform X3: protein MITALSTALSASPSGGRCKYTGQSVRAVPIRVLTVGKKRSRGVQLLVDEYIDKLKNYCHVEDVQLRSNPRNARDPKAQVDDEDVAVVNLLKPDDWVVMLDENGKELSSELMAELVADAGNTSASRLSFCIGGPYGHGQQLRQRANLSIKLSSMVLNHQIALLVLMEQLYSQDLCPSCPAPRIYSNLMAYGCKMF from the exons ATGATTACTGCTCTCTCCACTGCCCTTTCTGCTTCTCCTTCAG GTGGACGCTGCAAGTACACCGGTCAATCTGTG AGAGCTGTGCCAATACGCGTTTTAACTGTGGGGAAGAAGAGGTCTCGTGGCGTACAGCTTCTTGTTGATGAGTATATTGATAAGCTCAAGAACTACTGTCATGTTGAAGATGTTCAACTGCGCTCAAATCCGAGAAATGCGCG GGATCCGAAAGCTCAGGTTGATGATGAAGACGTGGCTGTCGTGAATCTTCTCAAGCCTGACGACTGG GTTGTGATGCTGGATGAGAATGGGAAAGAGTTATCCTCCGAGCTGATGGCTGAGTTGGTGGCAGATGCAGGCAATACA AGTGCTTCAAGATTATCATTTTGCATTGGTGGACCGTATGGCCATGGACAACAGCTGCGACAACGAGCTAACTTATCAATCAAGCTTTCCTCCATGGTATTAAATCATCAAATTGCACTACTTGTGCTTATGGAACAACTTTACag CCAAGATCTCTGTCCGTCTTGCCCGGCACCTAGAATCTACTCAAACCTCATGGCTTATGGCTGCAAAATGTTctga
- the LOC101214218 gene encoding protein FAM32A-like, producing MSEYENVVVEKLRLKGKALGVKGDGIRKKKKQKKRIDEFSRLVREDDHDLSGRNITSLVDCSKETDGGGSGKGLYDDMLTAAERRYLRQWEKINLQRMAKMASKSHRDRIQEFNQCLANLSEHHDIPKVGPG from the exons ATGTCGGAGTACGAGAATGTGGTGGTGGAGAAATTGAGGCTGAAGGGGAAGGCCTTAGGTGTAAAAGGAGATGGaattagaaagaagaagaagcagaagaagcGAATTGACGAATTCTCTCGACTTGTGAGAGAAGACGATCATGATCTCTCAG GAAGGAATATTACTTCATTGGTCGATTGTTCTAAAGAAACCGATGGTGGCGGCAGTGGCAAAGGTTTATACGACGATATGTTAACAGCCGCGGAGAGGCGATATCTTCGACAATGGGAGAAGATTAATCTTCAAAGAATGGCGAAGATGGCCAGCAAATCTCACAGAGATCGAATTCAAGAATTCAATCAATGTTTGGCAAATTTGAGTGAGCACCATGACATACCTAAAGTTGGGCCTGGCTAA
- the LOC101213976 gene encoding fasciclin-like arabinogalactan protein 14 has translation MDSRAISAALLFNFLLFSAASAFNITKLLSQFPDFTNFNDLLTQTKLADDINSRKTITILAVDNGAISGISGKPLDVMKRILSVHVILDYYDVQKLGKLSSDNTTVLTTLYQTSGTATNEQGFLKVTLINEGEVAFKSAVKGATADSKLVKSVVSQPYNIVVLQITSPIQVPGIDTKPTNSTTAPPPSKSSSPAGSPKEAPVPSAETPSEADAPAAESPKSDAPVSSSPPKPEADSPDAAGDDADAAAPGPSDSSSSSSGVRLVGGAAVVVAVLSSFLAM, from the coding sequence ATGGATTCCAGAGCCATTTCCGCCGCCTTACTCTTCAATTTCCTCCTCTTCTCAGCCGCCTCCGCCTTCAACATCACTAAGCTCTTGAGCCAGTTCCCCGATTTCACCAATTTCAACGATTTACTCACTCAAACAAAACTTGCAGATGATATTAACAGCAGAAAAACCATTACAATTCTTGCCGTCGACAATGGCGCTATTTCTGGCATCTCCGGCAAGCCATTGGACGTCATGAAGAGGATCTTGAGTGTTCATGTTATTCTTGATTATTACGATGTTCAGAAGTTAGGTAAATTGTCGAGCGACAACACTACGGTTCTCACAACATTGTACCAAACAAGCGGTACGGCTACAAACGAACAAGGTTTCCTTAAGGTTACCTTGATTAACGAAGGCGAAGTTGCGTTTAAATCCGCTGTGAAAGGAGCAACGGCTGAttcaaaattggttaaatCTGTTGTTTCTCAACCGTACAACATCGTTGTTCTTCAGATCACATCTCCAATTCAAGTTCCTGGAATCGATACCAAGCCAACTAACTCCACTACTGCACCACCACCATCGAAATCGTCTTCTCCAGCTGGATCGCCAAAAGAAGCACCGGTTCCTTCCGCTGAGACTCCGTCGGAGGCTGACGCACCGGCTGCGGAATCACCAAAGAGTGATGCCCCAGTGAGTTCTTCCCCACCGAAGCCTGAGGCAGATTCACCAGATGCAGCGGGCGACGACGCTGATGCTGCGGCACCAGGACCTAGTGATAGCTCGTCGTCGTCGTCAGGGGTTAGGTTGGTCGGAGGGGCGGCAGTTGTTGTGGCGGTGTTATCGTCGTTTCTGGCCATGTGA
- the LOC101220414 gene encoding flowering-promoting factor 1-like protein 2, which yields MSGVWVFRSNGVMRLVENSQAGDDYSSDGHGHQHHHHGGGGGRKKVLVHLPSGQPVCSYGFLQKILEGLGWERYYEGDPDFFQFHKRSSIDLISLPMDFSKFNSIYMFDLVIKNPNVFHVREP from the coding sequence ATGTCAGGCGTTTGGGTATTTCGATCCAACGGCGTGATGCGTCTCGTCGAAAACTCTCAAGCCGGCGACGATTACTCCTCGGACGGTCACGGCCACCAGCATCACCACCACGGCGGCGGTGGCGGAAGAAAGAAGGTTCTGGTTCATCTTCCATCAGGACAACCGGTTTGTTCCTACGGATTTCTTCAGAAGATTCTAGAAGGTTTAGGATGGGAACGATATTACGAAGGAGATCCCGatttcttccaatttcataAACGATCGTCCATTGATCTCATTTCTCTTCCAATGGATTTCTCCAAATTTAATTCCATTTATATGTTCGATCTCGTCATCAAAAACCCTAACGTCTTTCACGTTAGAGAACCCTAa